The Streptomyces sp. NBC_00224 genome contains the following window.
TGTTCGCCGGCGCTTTGGCGCGCATGGGCCGGTGCTCTGTCGGTCTCCCCCGGAACACCGGCAGGTGCTGGTGCATGACGACTGTCCCTGCTCTTGGTCTTACGGCCGGTAACTTTACGGTGATGCATCGTAGAGAACGGAAGACCTTGTGTCACAGTGGTCCAGACCAGTTTGGCTGTTTGGTCGGAGAACTGCCGAACTGGTCACGCCAATTGAAATACGCCCCGCCGGCAGGCCTTTGCCGGTGACGGTGGAGCCGGCGGCGACAGGTTCATTCCTTTTCCGCTTGCCCCGGCTTCCCGTGTTTTGCCGGGCTCAGGAAGAGGCCGACACCGGTGTGGACCGGGCGGCATGGCGGGGCCAGGCCTGGACGGCGGTGCCCGTGTGCTTGCCGGAGTACATCGCGGCATCGGCGGCCCGCAGCAGCGACGACAGGTCCCGGGTGCCGAGCGCTCCGGGCGCGGCCGCGCCGACGGATACCGAGACGGCGACCCTGACCCCGTCTGCCGTGACGGGTGTACGCAAGGCGTGGGTGAGCTGGTGCAGCCGTGCATCGCGCTGGCCGGCTCCGACCCGTACGGCGGCGGCGAACTCGTCCCCGCCGAGCCTTCCCACCGTTCCGTGGCCGCCCGTCCACGCCGCCAGGCGCGCGGCGGTGGCGGCCAGTACCGCGTCGCCGACCGTGTGTCCGTGGGTGTCGTTGAGCGATTTCAAGTGGTCGACGTCGCAGACGAGCACCAGCATCTGGTCGCCGTGACGGTCGATGAGGTGCTGCGCCCGGGCGCTCCAGCCGTCGCGGCGCAGGGTTCTGGTGAGCGCGTCGCGCTGCGCCGCGGCGAGCCGGCGGCGCCAGATGACCGTGTGGATGCTCCAGCTTGCGGCCGGGATCGCGGCCGCGGTGACCAGGGCTGCGATGCGGACGAGGCCGGCCGGACGACTCGGGTTGGACACCATGACGGGGGATCACCCTCTCGAACACGGGAACGTGACGGCTGCGTGACACCGGACGGGCGGACATCCGGACGCCGCCGTGGTGGGTCCGCAGCGTTTACACACCGAAGCTCATGAGGGGCAGAGCCCTGCCCCTCGCCCAGAGTTCGGTTCTGGCCCGGTCCCAGTCGAGGTCGCAGTCGGCGCGCAGTCCGCGCGCGGCCCATCCCCCGCGGTGGGCCGATCGGGGGATCTCCCGCCCGGCCCGGTGCAGCAGCAGCGCCCAGGTGTACGCCTCGCGCGCGGCTTTGAGTGCACCGCTCGGGCTGTCGGCCCGTCCCAGGAAGATATGGAGGCCAACGGGCCGGGGCCGGCCCGGCATGCGCATCGGGACATCCACCTCCCACATCGGCAGGGACATCGACACCTCCTCTCGGTGGGTGGAGAAGCAACCACCAGAAGTGGATTCACCGGAAACGCGGGACTGGATTGCGCGACAGCACCGGGCAAAGACCTTCCGCTGCAGCTCCCGCAGAGAAGGAAAGCGGGGAAATGCGGGGCGGCGCAAGGGAGTAGACGGTGCTTTCGATGTGCCTCGTGTACGGGGCAGAAGGGTGCTGCGGTCCCGGTTCCCCTGCGGTGCGGGCGCCTGCGCGGCAGGGGCCTGGTATGGCTCACGTCCGAGGTCGCGTCAGGGTACACGTCGGGCGGAACCCTTCCGGTGCTGGGCCGCCCCAACTCCGGGTCCTGCCCGCTCAGGTGGCGTGGACTCGCGCGACGCACCGGTACCTGCTCCTGGGCGAGGACGTGCCTCGGGGGTGCTCAGCGACTCTGGCGATGATCTCATTCGACTTCTACGATCTGTGATCGATGAACTACTGAGGTGAGACGGCTTTGTGAAGGCGAGAGGTCCAGAGATGATGCAGCACCCTTTGGCAGCCCTGCGAGCGTCGGCCGGGATAACCCACCCCGCCTACGCGCGCCTTGTCGCCGACACCCATGCCGAGCTCGGTTACGGACCCATGGCCGCGCGGCGCGAGAAGGTTTCCCGGTGGGAGTCGGGCGGGACCGTGCCGGAACTCACCGCTCAACTTGCCATCGCCCACATCCACCAGGTCCCCGAACACGAAGTCCGGCGTCTGGGCTGGCCGCACTGGCTCCACCTGGCCGCCGGGGACTCCGCTTTGCTGACCCGCCCGTGGGACCACAGCGGAGCCATCGAGGCGCTGCGCGCGGAGGTCCAGCGAGCCGACCGGCACGGCCCGTCCCACCTCGCCCTGAGTGGCCCCTTCGTGCACGCCCTGGCCGAGCAGTGGCGTACGGCGGCCAAGCGCTCCACGCCGGCGCGGGCAACGGGGGCACACCGCACCCTCGCGGGCACCACGGAGTGGGCCCGGGCCAGGGTGGAGGGGCTGGGGAGGATGACACGGACGGTGAGCCCGGCCGTCCTGTACCCCGCGGCCCGCAGCGACCTCTCGTTGCTCACGACGTTCTTGTCCGGGGCGAGTTACGACTCCAGGACGAGCGGCCCGCTGTTCCTGCTGGCCGCCCGGGTCGCGAGTCTGTGCGCCGGGCTCGCCATCAGCCTCGGCGAGACCGCCGGCGCGGAACGCCACTACCTCGTCGCCGCGCGGGCGGCCATGGTCGCGGGCAAACCCGAGATATCGGCCGCGTACCTGGCGGGGGTGGCGTACACCCACCTGCTGGAGGGGAAGCCGCAGGACGCGCTCTGTCTCATCGACGCGGCCCAGTCGGCACTGCACCGCCCGGGACACCATGTCGCGGCCATCCTGCATCTGCTGGGCGCCCGCGCCCACGCCCTGCTCGGTGAGGCCGCTTCCTGCGCCCGGTCCCTGGATCGGGCCGGCGCGGCCCTGGCCGCTCTCGCCACCGGTCACCGCGGCAAACCCTGTCCGCTCCAGGTGGTGGAGATGCACCTGGCCGCGGGCGAAGTGGCGGCCGCCGCGCAGGGCGCCGGCCCGGCCGTCTCCCTCTGCGACGTCTCGGCCAAGGTCATCCGTCGTTACGAGGAGAGGTTCGCCGCGCACAGCACCGGCGCGGACGGAGAGAAGACGTACGGCCGCCTCGTGGCGCGGCGCTGACCGGTGTGCTCCCCGCGCGCGTTGGGCGGTGGTTGTGCGCCGAGTGACAAACCCGCAGGGTCGGATGCCTTCCTGTTCCGCCTTATTCCGTACGCCGATTCAGTAGCCGGGCAATTTGCTGCCGGATCAGTGAAATTCACGGGAACGCGTTGGCACGCTCTTTCGGAAACAGAGAGGATGACGGTGCCTGCGGCGGTCAATCGCCGCACGCACTCGCTGGGATCTCTCCAAAACGACAGGAGGATACGGTTGTGAAGCGATTTCCCCACTCCTGCCGAGTCGGAATCCGGCCCCCGCGCCTGCGCGCCGAGCGCGCCGCCCCGCTCTCCTCGATCCTGCGCATCTACGCCTGCAGACCGTGTCAAGTGGTATGGGCCAGGTCGGCGGCGGAGTGCTGGGCGTGCGGCCGGCCGCCGACAAGTGACCACGCCAGTATGACCCATGCCGTCACCCATCTGATGCACGGATCTGATGCGCGGAATCCGGTGCTCAGTGCCGTTCGGGGCTGAGACCGCGCATTCGAAGAAGGGGTGTTATGGCGTGTTGGATTTCGTCCCCGCCGATCCTCGTGTGCCGTTTCCCGATGCCGTCGACGTCACCGCGTGCAGCGAACACCCCGCATGGTTCAGCGACCGGCGCCAGGGCGAGGCTCCCGAAGAACTCGAACGCGCCAAGGAGACCTGCCGTACCTGTCCCGTCGCACGGCAATGCCTGCTGTGGGCCCTGGCCAACCCGGCTCTGACGACGGTGGGCGTGTGGGCGGGCACCACACCGAAGGAGCGGGCCTTGCTACGCGCTCGCCTTGAGCAGCGGTTGGGCCCCGACTGGATCAGTGCCGCTGCCCGCCGCCGGGGCCGGGGGCGCCGCCACCCGTGAGGCGGGGGCGGACGCCGGCCGCAGCAGCGCGCGCAACGCGGCGCTCAGCTCCGGGGCTTCGTCGTAGACGCGGGCACAGTGCGAGCAGGCCGCCAGGTGGCGCGAGATGAAGCGGTACTTGCGCACCGGCGGGGTCGGCGCGCCCAGTAACGCCTGGAAGGGGATGCACCACGCGTCGGCGACCAGAGCGAGGTGCGCCTGCAGGTATGTCTCCCGCAGCCCCTTGCGGGCCCGGGCGGCCAGCGCGGCGACGCCGTTGGACGTCATGCCGAAGCGGCGGGCCAGGACATGGTGGGGGATGCCCTCCACCGTGCTCTGCCACAGCATCGTGCGCCACTGCTGGGGCAGTTGCCGCACACTGCGCACCAGGATCCGGCGGCTCTCCTCGTCCAGGACATGCTGCTGGGGGTCGGCCGCGCCCGCCGTGAGGTCCGGCGCGCGGTGCTCCAGCCACGAGAAGTCGGTCGTCGGCAGCGTCCGCCGACTCTCGGCGCTCCACTCCGCGGCCATGTGGCGGATGACGGTCAGCAGATAGGGGCGCCACGCGGTGGTCGGACCCGCGCCGGAACGCAGTGCGTGCAGGGTACGCAGGATGGACTCTGACAGCAGATCCTCCGCCTGGTGCGCGTCCGCGCTCAGCTGCCGGGCCCGCGCGAGTGCCACGGGCCGGTGACGCCGGTAGAGGGCGGCGGCCGCGGCACTGTCGAACACGCCCTTCGCGAAGCCGTCCCTGAGCCTCCGGATCAGCTCCTCGTCGCAGTGCGAGGGCTCTTGGGGGTCTGGGCTGCCGTCTGCGGGTGCGGCGTGTCGGCGGGACAACGTACCTCCAAGGCATGGCGGCGGAGCCTGGTGGGGCACTGCTGCGTCGGCGCGGGGTGGTGCCAGTCAACGGCCGCGCGAGGTACGGGCGCAATGCTCGCCGACGTGCCTTTGAGGTGCCCAGTGGGTGGCCGGGGGAACTCCCCGGCGGTCAGGGGGTGCGAGGTGGTGTCTAGAACTGGCCCGCACCGGTCAGGGCCAGGACGCTGGTGGCGATGCCCGTCAACAGCAGCACGAGCAGTGCCGGAACGGCTGCCGCCGTGGCGCGGGGCCGTATGCCCCGCCCGCGTCCTGCCGCGGGACGGCGGCCTCCTGTCAGGGGTGCGGTCAGCATCGCGGTGATCGTGCGGAGGCGGCTGCGCCGAGCCGCGGTGGCCGGCAGGAGGGGCGTGATGGTCTGCCGGGCGAGGACTTCCTTGGTACGCAGGTACTCATGGCCGGGCCACCAGGCCAGCAGCGCAGCCGGAAGCTGGGCTTCCAGGCGCAGGTCGAGGGTGATGAGGTCGGGATGTATATGGCAGTGGGGGCACAGCAGCGGGATCGGCTCCAACGCGCCCGGTGCCGCGTCCGGCTGCGGCCGGGTGTTCTTGTGCCGGCAGGCCGGCTGTCCGGTCCGTGCGAGGTAGAGGTCGGCGTACGTCCGGTGCAGGGTCTGCCGGGCGTGCAGACAGGCCTCGGCCAGTAAGCCGGTTTCCACACCGGTGATCTGCGAGATCACCGTGGGGGTGTCGTTTTCGATCACGCTGTGCCAGATGAGGCACCGCGCGAGGGGGGAGAGCCGTGAGAAGGCCACGGACAGCTGGCCGTCCTCGGTCAGCGGCCACAGGGCCCCTTGCGTGGCCCAGGCGCGAAAGCCGGGTGCCAGCCTGTCGGCCGCGGCGGGGAGTTGGGCGACGGCGCGGCGGCGGATGCGGTCGATGAGGTCCTGCCTCAGGCAGCCGTAGTACGGGGCGGAGGACGCCTCCTGCGCCAGTGCCCCGTTGAGCACCTCCTCGAAGGCCTGGCACACCAGTGCATGGGCGTCCATGGGTGCGGGCATGCAACTGGCCGCGTAGGCGTGGGCGGCGCGGTAGTGGCGGTGGTAGAGGTGGCGGAAGTGGTCGGTGCGGCCGTCGCGTACCGCGCGCAGGAGCGCTCGGTCGGACGGAGGGCGACGGGCCAGGTGGAGGCCGGGAACCGACGGCATGCGGGATGCGTTCCTCTCTCGTACAGCTGATGGGGCTGATGCGGCTCAAAAGGCAGGGGGCGTGGGGGACTGGGGGCCACCGCGGCCGGGGAGGGAGGCCAGGGCGGCGGCGATGTCTTCGAGGTTGTGGTGGCCGTCGGCGCGGCTGATGAGGGGCAGCGCGTCGTGCGGTGCGGCCTGTTGGGCCAGGACGTAGCAGAGGGTGGCGCTGGGGTGGTGCGGCGCGCGGGCGGCGATCAGGGCCGAGGGGGGCCTGAGCCAGTCGCGCGGATCGTCCGGTCCGGCCGGGGTGGACAGGACGAGTGCCCACTGGTGCCCGGAGCGGTCCGGTACGTAACGCTCCAGGTGCCCGGAGGGAAGCCCGCTGCGCAGATGGGCGGGGTCCTGCGTCTCCAGGGCGGGAAACGCGGCGTACAGGGCGGTGCAGTGGTCGAAGACCGGTGGTGGTTGTGCGGTGGCGCTCAGGGCGCCGTCGAGCCAGGCGGAGTACAGCGGATCGGTGGTGGCGCGCCAGGCGAGGAAGGCGGGCAGGGCGGCCATGCGGGCGTACAACTGGTAGGCGGACTCGGTGAGTTGCCTCAGCTGTTGGCCGAGCGGGGTCGTGGGGCTGGTCAGTGAGGCCGCTTCGGTGCACAGGGCGGCTTCCGCCCGGACCATGCAGGTGGCCTGGGCCCAGCCCAGCCGGCTGATGGGGGACCTTTGCAGCTGCGGCGTCGCCGAGCCAGGCGCGCCGACCTGGCGGATCGCACCGTGCAGTGCTTCGACGGCGTGCCGGGCACCCGATCCGCAGGACGCCAGGCACGTCAGCGGATCGGAGACGGCCGACTGGCCCGGGGCGTCGGGGATGGTGTAACCGGCCGCCGGACTCCCCGTGGTGCCGGTGTGCAGCCGGGCGGCCCCGCGCGCGCCGGCGGTCAACGCCTGCCCTGTGTCGAAGAGTTGTCTGATCAGATAGAGCCAGTACAGGGCGTCGGACGCGGCAGGCCCGTCGTACTGGATGCCGTAGGCCACCGTGCCGGGCAGGAGCTCGGGGCGCAGCCGGGGCAGCAGCGCAGGATTCACGGCCGCCGTGGGAGGGACGGCCGGAGGATGGTCGGGCACGGGGGGTGCCGGCGGGGTCCTGCGGTGACGCCCGGGCCGCGCGGTGTGCACGGAAGCTACCTCGTGATCTCGTGGAGGGGGGCGGGGAGTGCCGTACGGGCAGGGGGTTTTGCGGGGGCGCGGTCAGCGTCCGTTGATGCGCGGGGACACGGGGGCGGGGGCCCTGCGGCCGGGCACGGTGGCGCGCGCGGAGCGCCGCCAGGTACGGGAGCGCTCCTGGCGGACGCTGTTGATGAGGCTGCGGCAGCGCAGGGCCAGTTCGAGCTCGAAGCGGCGGTGCGGCTCGTGCAGCGTGCTGCCGAAGAGCTCCTCGACCTGCCGCATGCGGTAGCGGACGGTCTGCGGGTGCACGTCCAGCACTTGGGCGGCTTGGCTGGCGCTGCCTTCCTGGAGCCAGGCGAGCAGGGTGGAGACCAGCCGTTCGCGCCGCCGGCGGGGCAGTTCGTCGAGCGGTTGCAGATACCGCGCGGCGAGCGCCTGCGACAGCAGCTCGTCCTGCATCAGCAGGAGGGTGGTGAGGTGTTCCTCGACGTAGATCACTCCGGCCTGGTGGCCGTGGCGTTCCTGGGACAGGTAGAGGAGGCTGCGCGCCCACCTGAGGGCGGCCCCGGCCTCGGCCAGGGGCACGACCGGCCCGACGGAGGCGGTGTGCTGGCCGAGCGAGTCGCGCAGAGCCGTCTGCGCCGCGGGTGACGGGTCGGGGATCAGGCAGCACGGCTCGTGCACACCCGTTGACCCCCACAGGGCGTTGTGGGGCAGCGAGCGCACGCTGAGCTGGGCCGGAGCCAGTGCGACGGGCTGGATGTAGTGCGGCAGCGACGCCCACCCCGCGTTCTTGCCCAGTGCCTCCAACTCGGCGGCGGGCACGGGGCGTTCGTCGGCCAGTACGTCGAACAGGAGCTGCCGGGCGCGCGCGGGGTCGTTGCCGCCGGGGCCGGGCGCGGACGCCGTCTGGCGGCCGGCCGGGGGGCCGCCCGCCGGTAACGGCCGGCCCGCCGGGCCCGCACCCGGCTGGGCGAGGGCGCCCAGGGCCATGGCGAGCGCACGCTCGACCGCACGCCGCCGTTCTTTGGGCGGCTGGTCGAGAAGGTGGCCGGACACGCGGGCCTGCTGCTCCTGGAGCAGGGCGACGATCTGGTCCACGAGTGCGGGGATCGCGTCGAGTAACGCCTGTGCGTGGGGGAGTGGGGCGGGACCCGGTAGGGGGTCGGTGAGGGCGTGCACGGTCCGTCCCTGTGGGTGAGGAGATGGGGAGGATGAGGCGAGGCGCAGGCGTCAGATGCCGTGCCTGCGGATCGGGGCCTGTCGCGTGCGGCGGCTCCTACGCATGGGCGACGTGGCGGCGTCTACGCATGGGCGAGGGATGGCCGCGGCGGTCCGCCGTGCTCCGCCGCCGGATGCGCCCGGTGCGTGGTCCGGCCCTGTCCTGGTACGGCGTGATGCCGGCGCGCGGACTGGGACGTGATCCAGACGATGGTGGGCGGCACCGACTCCTCCTGCGGGGGCGGGGGCCACGCGAGCACCACGCACATGATCGCCGTCCACAGCACGAGGGCCAGCAGGGCGATCCCGGCGGGGGAGGGGAAGCGGGGTGGCGCGCCCTCGGTATCGGGCCGCTCCGTCGCGTCCTGCGCGTGGGGCCCCGCGTGCGGGGGGACCGCAGGGCCCGGGTGCGTAGCGATGGGCAGCGTAGGGGGAGCGAGCGGGCGGGCGTTGCCGTCGTCGTGCGGCCACCAGCCCAGGACGTGGCGGGGCAGCTCGGAGGCCAGTGTCTGGTCGAGCCCGGCAGCCGAGGCCCACAGGCCCGCGCACCGGGTGCACTGCGCGAGGTGGTGCCCGCCGTCCCGGCGGCCGGTCGGCACGAGGGACCGCTGCAGCTGCCGCAGGGCGCGCCGGCAGGCCGGTTCCGCGAGGTGTGGCAGATGCGCGCGCAGCCACCTGCGCCGCAGCTGCGTGGAGACCCGCAGGCTGTCCCGTACGACGCGGTCCGGCGACAGGCCGACGA
Protein-coding sequences here:
- a CDS encoding WhiB family transcriptional regulator, which gives rise to MRGIRCSVPFGAETAHSKKGCYGVLDFVPADPRVPFPDAVDVTACSEHPAWFSDRRQGEAPEELERAKETCRTCPVARQCLLWALANPALTTVGVWAGTTPKERALLRARLEQRLGPDWISAAARRRGRGRRHP
- a CDS encoding PucR family transcriptional regulator, with the protein product MHALTDPLPGPAPLPHAQALLDAIPALVDQIVALLQEQQARVSGHLLDQPPKERRRAVERALAMALGALAQPGAGPAGRPLPAGGPPAGRQTASAPGPGGNDPARARQLLFDVLADERPVPAAELEALGKNAGWASLPHYIQPVALAPAQLSVRSLPHNALWGSTGVHEPCCLIPDPSPAAQTALRDSLGQHTASVGPVVPLAEAGAALRWARSLLYLSQERHGHQAGVIYVEEHLTTLLLMQDELLSQALAARYLQPLDELPRRRRERLVSTLLAWLQEGSASQAAQVLDVHPQTVRYRMRQVEELFGSTLHEPHRRFELELALRCRSLINSVRQERSRTWRRSARATVPGRRAPAPVSPRINGR
- a CDS encoding GGDEF domain-containing protein — protein: MVSNPSRPAGLVRIAALVTAAAIPAASWSIHTVIWRRRLAAAQRDALTRTLRRDGWSARAQHLIDRHGDQMLVLVCDVDHLKSLNDTHGHTVGDAVLAATAARLAAWTGGHGTVGRLGGDEFAAAVRVGAGQRDARLHQLTHALRTPVTADGVRVAVSVSVGAAAPGALGTRDLSSLLRAADAAMYSGKHTGTAVQAWPRHAARSTPVSASS
- a CDS encoding RNA polymerase sigma factor, encoding MSRRHAAPADGSPDPQEPSHCDEELIRRLRDGFAKGVFDSAAAAALYRRHRPVALARARQLSADAHQAEDLLSESILRTLHALRSGAGPTTAWRPYLLTVIRHMAAEWSAESRRTLPTTDFSWLEHRAPDLTAGAADPQQHVLDEESRRILVRSVRQLPQQWRTMLWQSTVEGIPHHVLARRFGMTSNGVAALAARARKGLRETYLQAHLALVADAWCIPFQALLGAPTPPVRKYRFISRHLAACSHCARVYDEAPELSAALRALLRPASAPASRVAAPPAPAAGSGTDPVGAQPLLKASA